From Crateriforma spongiae, a single genomic window includes:
- a CDS encoding DUF2997 domain-containing protein — MKTIEITVAPDGSVRLQAHGFVGRDCQEASRFLRQTLGKAVDETKTAEFFQTNATQSQQARQH; from the coding sequence ATGAAGACGATCGAGATCACGGTCGCGCCGGACGGTTCGGTTCGACTGCAGGCCCACGGCTTTGTCGGCCGGGATTGCCAAGAAGCGAGTCGGTTCCTTCGGCAGACTCTCGGCAAAGCCGTCGACGAAACCAAGACTGCCGAGTTTTTCCAAACGAACGCGACCCAGTCACAGCAAGCCCGGCAACATTGA